One genomic segment of Impatiens glandulifera chromosome 6, dImpGla2.1, whole genome shotgun sequence includes these proteins:
- the LOC124943910 gene encoding uncharacterized protein LOC124943910, translating to MSLIRDVKDGECDTLLMQIPECIRVLIFIHTFQFNDTIDTRDWNVENDGTFNLKLAWELIRDRGDNVGWFNVVWSSKIILRHQFIMWLVFRERLSTRDRIKRYMDIPNSKCLLCVGNEETMNHLFGCCPFTYELWKWFTKIMKLAYFPSEWIDIKEVANMKVRGNQFHSDMFKCGFASIVYHVWAERNSRAFSKVRCGVEDVWRCITDAIPSLVLGDKS from the coding sequence ATGTCACTTATTAGAGATGTAAAAGACGGGGAATGTGACACCCTTTTGATGCAAATTCCGGAATGTATAAGAGTTCTCATCTTCATTCACACTTTTCAATTTAATGATACTATTGATACCCGTGATTGGAATGTTGAGAATGATGGAACGTTCAATTTGAAACTAGCTTGGGAGTTGATTCGTGATAGGGGAGACAATGTGGGTTGGTTTAATGTTGTTTGGTCTTCTAAGATTATTCTgagacaccaattcatcatGTGGTTGGTGTTTAGGGAAAGACTCTCAACTAGGGATCGCATCAAAAGATATATGGACATACCGAATTCTAAGTGCCTACTTTGTGTGGGAAATGAGGAGACTATGAATCATTTATTTGGTTGTTGTCCGTTTACTTATGAGTTGTGGAAGTGgtttacaaaaataatgaaGTTGGCTTATTTCCCTTCGGAGTGGATCGACATTAAGGAGGTTGCTAACATGAAAGTAAGAGGTAATCAATTTCATTCGGATATGTTTAAATGTGGGTTTGCATCTATTGTTTACCATGTTTGGGCGGAAAGAAATTCAAGAGCATTTTCAAAGGTGCGATGTGGTGTTGAGGATGTATGGAGGTGTATTACGGATGCAATTCCCTCACTTGTACTTGGAGACAAATCCTGA
- the LOC124942525 gene encoding RING-H2 finger protein ATL67-like, translating to MSSSSSTTTHPPPPFGNDGYTTTVVLNLGLGYSIAIAVAFLILLSAVILASYICYRTQNNNSRSSEITIINHRRLPSASAAADNGIIVPRIVFVADGDDINNERNSFVGLGPAIINSYPKFIYKDRMSNKNIDSTCSICLCEYKDSEMVRMLPDCQHCFHLNCVDVWLKLNGSCPVCRSSPLPTPMSTPLSEVVPLSQYAGGRRNF from the coding sequence ATgtcctcctcctcttccaccaCCACCCATCCACCACCTCCCTTCGGCAACGACGGTTACACCACGACCGTCGTCCTCAACCTCGGCCTCGGTTACTCAATCGCAATCGCCGTCGCCTTTCTCATCCTCTTATCCGCTGTCATTCTAGCTTCCTACATTTGCTATCGCACCCAAAACAACAATTCAAGATCATCCGAGATCACGATCATCAACCACCGCCGACTTCCCTCCGCCTCCGCAGCCGCCGACAACGGCATAATCGTGCCAAGAATTGTATTCGTGGCCGACGGAGATGACATCAATAATGAGAGGAATTCATTTGTGGGGTTGGGTCCGGCTATTATTAATTCTTATCCGAAATTCATTTATAAGGATCGAAtgagtaataaaaatattgattcgACATGTTCGATTTGTTTATGTGAGTATAAGGATTCGGAGATGGTGAGGATGTTGCCGGATTGTCAGCATTGTTTTCATTTGAATTGTGTTGATGTGTGGTTGAAACTTAATGGTTCTTGTCCTGTTTGTCGGAGTTCGCCGCTTCCGACGCCGATGTCGACTCCGTTGTCGGAGGTGGTTCCTTTGTCACAGTATGCTGGTGGTCGGAGAAATTTTTAG
- the LOC124941584 gene encoding 3-methyl-2-oxobutanoate hydroxymethyltransferase 1, mitochondrial, whose translation MAILRHLSTVTTFLRRRKTPFTIPIHIRNMSNIPEDTVYGGPKPQNPNHRVTLTNLRQKHRKGETITMVTAYDYPSAVHVDTAGIDICLVGDSASMVVHGHDTTLPITVEEMLVHCRSVARGAKTPLLIGDLPFGSYESSTDQAVNTAVRILKEGGMDAIKLEGGSPSRITAARAIVEAGIAVMGHVGLTPQAISVLGGFRPQGKNIASAVKVVETALALQEAGCFSVVLECVPAPVAAAVTSALQIPTIGIGAGPFCSGQVLVYHDLLGMMQHPHHAKVTPKFSKQYGNVGAMINKALMEYKEEVTNGSFPGPSHSPYKINDSELDGFMKELQKLGFDDAASEAAAAAEKMTTTTTPVEAS comes from the exons ATGGCAATCCTCCGGCATCTCTCAACAGTAACCACCTTTCTCCGTCGCCGGAAAACACCATTCACAATTCCGATTCATATCAGAAACATGAGCAACATACCTGAAGACACCGTCTACGGTGGTCCAAAACCTCAAAACCCTAACCACAGAGTAACCTTAACAAACCTCCGTCAAAAGCATCGGAAGGGAGAGACGATAACTATGGTCACCGCTTACGATTATCCATCCGCCGTACATGTTGATACTGCAGGTATAGATATTTGTCTCGTTGGCGATTCGGCTTCCATGGTTGTTCATGGCCACGATACTACTCTTCCGATTACTGTTGAAGAAATGCTTGTTCATTGTCGATCAGTGGCCCGTGGAGCGAAGACACCACTTCTTATTGGTGATCTTCCCTTTGGAAGTTATGAATCGAGTACTGATCAG GCGGTTAATACTGCAGTTAGAATCCTAAAGGAAGGAGGAATGGATGCAATCAAATTGGAAGGGGGGTCACCCTCGAGAATAACAGCAGCCAGGGCAATTGTTGAGGCAGGAATTGCAGTCATGGGACATGTCGGTCTTACCCCACAGGCTATTAGTGTTCTTGGAGGTTTTCGTCCACAAGGAAAAAATATCGCTAGTGCTGTGAAG gTTGTGGAGACTGCCTTGGCTTTGCAGGAAGCTGGTTGTTTTTCTGTTGTTCTTGAGTGTGTTCCTGCACCTGTAGCTGCTGCAGTTACATCTGCTCTTCAAATCCCTACAATTGGCATTGGAGCTGGGCCTTTCTGCAGTGGCCAG GTGCTAGTTTATCATGACTTGTTGGGAATGATGCAACACCCACATCATGCTAAg GTAACTCCAAAATTCAGTAAACAATATGGAAACGTGGGAGCTATGATCAACAAAGCTCTAATGGAGTACAAAGAAGAAGTAACAAATGGTTCCTTCCCAGGACCTTCACATAGCCCATATAAGATCAATGACAGCGAACTCGATGGTTTTATGAAGGAATTGCAGAAGTTAGGTTTTGATGATGCTGCATCTGAAGCTGCTGCTGCAGCTGAGAAGAtgaccaccaccaccaccccgGTTGAAGCGTCCTAA
- the LOC124943909 gene encoding probable membrane-associated kinase regulator 6, translating to MEASQLLSIESFSSSWLANQASFFDGFGSSRTSIDNSDQIQVFGRLLSQKSLEEARNFNFDIPSPKSSLVLVHADEIFCDGQILPLYGHENSILEEPKPAPSILLHKVNQSWRKRSKRLLQKCFWFVRPLCRKVVFLRRSVKVDDIDRKLRAVKSLNTTPIMSPQRNNMRYCFSNNDLRKVKSCNGSPLASPSASCSSYDWSIDNSIYEAIVYCKRTINET from the exons ATGGAAGCTTCACAACTTCTTTCAATAGAGAGCTTTTCCAGCAGTTGGCTAGCAAATCAAGCATCTTTCTTTGATGGGTTTGGTTCATCAAGAACATCTATTGATAATTCAGATCAAATTCAAGTATTTGGAAGGTTACTATCTCAAAAATCCTTGGAAGAGGCCCGTAATTTCAACTTCGACATTCCTTCTCCTAAATCATCACTTGTTCTTGTTCATGCTGATGAAATCTTTTGTGATGGCCAAATACTTCCATTATATGGTCATGAGAATTCTATTCTAGAAGAACCTAAACCGGCACCTTCGATATTGTTACACAAAGTGAATCAATCATGGAGAAAAAGATCGAAGAGATTGTTGcaaaaatgtttttggtttGTTCGGCCCTTGTGTAGAAAAGTTGTGTTCTTGAGGAGAAGTGTAAAAGTGGATGATATCGATAGGAAACTTCGGGCGGTGAAGAGCTTGAATACAACTCCTATAATGTCCCCTCAACGAAATAACATGAgatattgtttttcaaataatgatttGCGGAAAGTCAAGAGTTGTAATGGTTCTCCACTAGCATCTCCAAGCGCGTCTTGTTCTTCGTATGATTGGAGTATCGATAACTCAATTTACGAGGCCATTGTTTATTGCAAAAGAACCattaatg AAACATGA
- the LOC124941790 gene encoding probable choline kinase 2 gives MVSAGSSPKFGKDRLPTDAKKILESLASSWGIKIEDVNSFQVIPLKGAMTNEVYQIKWPKDKEGESRKVLLRIYGEGVDVFFNRADEIRTFECMSHHGQGPRLLGRFSNGRLEEFIHARTLSASDLCNPSISALIAAKMKEFHDLPISGPKKVFLWERLRKWLEPAKNMASIEQVKEFRLDSMGEEISFLEKTLSNVDKQLCIGFCHNDLQYGNIMIDEETNSLTLIDYEYASYNPVAYDIANHFCEMAADYHTDTPHILDYTKYPNVDERQRFLRAYLNSADNQTKNLELDDLIRDVEMYTLASHLLWGLWGIISEHVNDIDFDYIEYARQRFREYWRRKVILLGS, from the exons ATGGTTTCAGCCGGAAGTTCACCAAAATTTGGCAAAGATCGTTTGCCAACAGACGCAAAGAAGATTCTAGAATCACTAGCTTCATCATGGGGTATCAAAATCGAAGATGTGAATTCATTTCAGGTCATACCATTGAAAGGTGCAATGACTAATGAAGTTTATCAGATTAAATGGCCAAAGGACAAAGAAGGTGAATCGAGAAAGGTTCTTTTGAGAATATACGGTGAGGGTGTAGATGTTTTCTTCAATCGGGCTGATGAGATCCGTACTTTTGAATGTATGTCTCATCATGGTCAGGGTCCTCGTCTTCTTGGAAGATTCTCAAATGGTCGATTAGAAGAGTTTATTCATGCCCGG ACATTATCAGCTTCTGATCTATGTAACCCAAGTATATCTGCTCTGATAGCAGCTAAAATGAAGGAATTCCATGATCTTCCTATCTCCGGTCCTAAAAAAGTGTTCTTATGGGAAAGATTGAG GAAATGGCTTGAACCAGCTAAGAACATGGCTTCCATTGAACAAGTAAAAGAATTTCGTCTAGATTCAATGGGTGAAGAAATATCATTCTTGGAGAAGACTTtgtcaaatgttgacaaacaaTTATGCATAGGTTTCTGTCATAATGATTTGCAATATGGTAACATAATGATTGATGAAGAGACCAATTCTTTAACTCTCATT GATTATGAATATGCTAGCTACAATCCTGTTGCTTATGACATAGCAAATCACTTTTGTGAGATGGCTGCTGATTATCATACTGATACACCTCATATTTTGGACTACACTAAATACCCTA ATGTGGATGAACGACAGCGATTCCTACGTGCTTATTTGAATTCTGCGG ACAACCAGACTAAGAACTTGGAACTTGATGATTTGATTCGAGATGTTGAAATGTACACTCTTGCAAGCCATCTCCTTTGGGGTTTATGGGGGATAATATCG gAACATGTTAACGACATTGACTTTGATTACATCGAGTATGCAAGACAGAGGTTTCGTGAATACTGGCGAAGGAAGGTCATACTATTGGGATCTTAA